The following is a genomic window from Pseudanabaena sp. FACHB-2040.
GCTGGATATGTCTTACCCGATCGAGGTCAACGACATTTACACCAGCGTGAACGTGCTGGAGCAGATCAGCGGTCGGCGGCACCGCCCGCTAGAGGATTTGATTAAAGCCTGCGACAGTAAGAGCTTTGATCGGCTGGGGCTAGGCGCGATCGCACAGACCCGCGTGCCTGCCCTAGAGGCAGTCAAAACCTACCAAAAGCTGATCATTTTGGGCAAGCCCGGTGCCGGAAAGACCACGTTCCTCAAGCATTTAGCCATTCAGTGCAACGAGGGCCAGCTGGAGCCGGATCGCCTGCCCATTTTTGTCACGCTCAAAGATTTTGCTGAAGTGGAGAACTCTCCCAACCTGCTGCAGTACATCAGCCGCGACCTTAATCACTACGCTGCCAGCGGTTCGGGAACTGGAGAAGACGCCCTGCTCGATGAGTTTTATCAGGTCTTTGCGGCGGGAAGGGCGCTAATTTTGCTAGACGGGTTGGACGAGGTGCGATCGCACGATCACGCCCGCGTTATCAAAGAAATTCGCAGCTTTTCGGAGCAGTTTCACCACAGCCTGTTTGTGATGACCTGCCGCATTGCCGCCTGGGACTACATCTTCGAGAAGTTCACCGAAGTTGAGGTGGCCGACTTTGACGATGCCCAAATCACCACGTTTGCCTCTAAATGGTTTGGCCATCAGGCAATTCCCCCGGAGCGCTTTCTGCGGCAGCTCAACCAGCATCCTCCAATTAAAGAGCTGGCAACCAATCCGCTGCTGCTGACGCTGATTTGTCTGGCCTTTGAAGCGTCGGGCGGCTTTCCCCACAGCCGATTTGAGCTTTACAAAGAGGGCATTGATGCGCTGCTCAGGAAATGGGATGCTAAACGGGGCATTCAGCGCGATCAGGTCTACAAGCACCTATCTCCTCTGCGAAAGGAAGACCTGCTCAGCTACTTGGCCCTGATCACGTTTCAGGCGAATGATTACTGCTTCAAACAAAGGCTGACTGAACAACACATTGCCGACTACATCTGTAATTTGTCCGACACCGATGAACCCGAAAGTCTTCAGGTTGATAGCGAGGTTATCTTGCGCTCGATTGAGGCCCAGCACGGCCTGCTGATTGAGCGGGCCAAGGGCATCTATTCTTTTTCCCATCTGACTTTTCACGAGTATTTTGTGGCGCGGGAGATTGTGCAAAACAGCCGATCGCTGGAAACGGCGCTGCAAGATCTGGCGGCCCATGGCCCTGAGCCGCGCTGGCGGGAGGTAATTTTGCTAGCAACGGAAATGCTGCGAGATGCCTCCCTGCTGCTGCTGCCCCTAAAGCAGACCCTGGATCAGTTGCTGGCCGGATCGGAGCGACTACAGGCTTTTTTGCGAGAGGTTTGCGATCGCGCCGCTGCCCCAGAGTTTGCCGCCTTTAACCCTGCCGCTGCCTGCGCCTTTTGCTTTGACATCGACTTCGACATCGATGAAAACCGCACCGTCGCACTCGCCCTCGACCGCACCGCCAACCTGCTAGTGTGCGCCAGCTTCCTCACCCGCATGATGGATCAGATGAGTCTGGCTGCAGCAATTGCCCTAGCCCAGTCCTACGATGCCCAGGTGAGCGACCCCGCCGCCAAAATCACCGCCGCCCCCACTGCCAACGCCGTGATGCTGATCGCCATCGATCTGGCCCTCGACTCCGGCAGTCTCGACACCGACGAGCGCCACACCCTGAAAACCCTGCTGCAGCGCCTCCAGGGGCAGACCGAGGATGACGAAACCGTGCGAGAAGTGGCCGATCAGGCCAGAGCTGTGGCCAAAAATCGCCATCACATCGGCAAGGAGCGGCAGTTTACCCCTCAAGAAAAGCACCAACTCAGGCAGTACTACCACACCACCCGGCTGCTGGTGGACTGTCTTAACAGCGATGGCTGTATGCTCTCGCCCAAAACGCGCCGAGAACTCCAGGCATCTCTCTTCACCCCCCTGCCCACGTAAAATCAGGGAGCAGCTGCTCAAAATGACGTTGAAACTCCTCTCGCTCGAAACGCCTATTGTCGAAGACCTGCGTCAGGACGAATACCCCATCGTCCTTCGCACTTGGCGACATGAGCCCCTGACCCTGGCGACCGCTGGTACGCACTTTGGCTACGTCTTTGAGGGCCAAGCCTATCTGCAGCGGGGGGAAGACCAGGGCACCCTAAATCAGTGCTATCCCTTGCAGGCTGGCATGTTCTTCTGCCTGCCAAAGGGCGGCACCCTCAGCGGCGTCGGTTCCTGCGGCCTAGTCATCACCTGCCTGTACCATC
Proteins encoded in this region:
- a CDS encoding NACHT domain-containing NTPase — its product is MAKPSLAAAAQGLQVAQQTLTRKGWTKAHLADIVGCSRQPVTSFFKGEAVSQVIFMDICDRLGLDWQTIAGLTDTVEPAVSSVSAVSTARQVHDFAAVLPVAHAPLQPALDGLVQTLRQRLYTSIRERCGTMRVLDMSYPIEVNDIYTSVNVLEQISGRRHRPLEDLIKACDSKSFDRLGLGAIAQTRVPALEAVKTYQKLIILGKPGAGKTTFLKHLAIQCNEGQLEPDRLPIFVTLKDFAEVENSPNLLQYISRDLNHYAASGSGTGEDALLDEFYQVFAAGRALILLDGLDEVRSHDHARVIKEIRSFSEQFHHSLFVMTCRIAAWDYIFEKFTEVEVADFDDAQITTFASKWFGHQAIPPERFLRQLNQHPPIKELATNPLLLTLICLAFEASGGFPHSRFELYKEGIDALLRKWDAKRGIQRDQVYKHLSPLRKEDLLSYLALITFQANDYCFKQRLTEQHIADYICNLSDTDEPESLQVDSEVILRSIEAQHGLLIERAKGIYSFSHLTFHEYFVAREIVQNSRSLETALQDLAAHGPEPRWREVILLATEMLRDASLLLLPLKQTLDQLLAGSERLQAFLREVCDRAAAPEFAAFNPAAACAFCFDIDFDIDENRTVALALDRTANLLVCASFLTRMMDQMSLAAAIALAQSYDAQVSDPAAKITAAPTANAVMLIAIDLALDSGSLDTDERHTLKTLLQRLQGQTEDDETVREVADQARAVAKNRHHIGKERQFTPQEKHQLRQYYHTTRLLVDCLNSDGCMLSPKTRRELQASLFTPLPT